A stretch of Flexivirga aerilata DNA encodes these proteins:
- the paaB gene encoding 1,2-phenylacetyl-CoA epoxidase subunit PaaB: protein MSDNRADSREWPLYEVFIRSKRGLNHVHVGSLHAPDDGMALRHARDVYTRRNEGVSIWVVRSDAITASSPDEKDPLFAPSGDKVYRHPTFYDIPDNVPHM from the coding sequence ATGTCTGACAACAGGGCAGATTCGCGCGAGTGGCCGCTCTACGAGGTCTTCATCCGCAGCAAGCGCGGCCTCAACCACGTGCACGTCGGCTCACTGCACGCCCCCGACGACGGTATGGCGCTGCGGCACGCCCGCGACGTCTACACCCGCCGCAACGAGGGCGTCTCGATCTGGGTCGTCCGCTCGGACGCGATCACTGCGTCCAGCCCGGACGAGAAGGACCCGCTCTTCGCGCCGAGCGGCGACAAGGTCTACCGGCACCCGACGTTCTACGACATTCCGGACAACGTGCCGCACATGTGA
- the paaC gene encoding 1,2-phenylacetyl-CoA epoxidase subunit PaaC: MTSSHVQQPAADEHDSAYDGLLGNDAHWAFGTGFEDPLAGVDTTIPDGIDAAELASYCVMLGDDALVYAQRLSEWTSRAPDLEEDIAIANIALDLVGQARLLLTRAAAADPGIVPSLPEGSPVPAEDALAYFRDAGDFRNVRLAELPNGDFAELVVRLLVLSSWRLAIFQRLVAHPDPVIAAIAAKGVKELSYHRDFAGRWFVTLAQGTEESRRRLEAAMAGVWPLIGELKSPTAVESSVGADPAQITDELEDVLAQVLSVADVTPPDVRPIAVTRGGTGRDGMHTEALSRMLAEMQVVARAHPMGQW, encoded by the coding sequence ATGACCTCCTCTCACGTGCAACAGCCCGCAGCTGACGAACACGACAGCGCCTACGACGGCCTGCTCGGCAACGACGCCCACTGGGCCTTCGGCACCGGTTTCGAGGACCCGCTGGCGGGCGTCGACACCACCATCCCCGACGGCATCGACGCAGCCGAACTCGCTTCGTATTGCGTGATGCTCGGCGACGACGCGCTCGTCTACGCGCAGCGGCTGTCGGAGTGGACCAGCCGGGCGCCCGACCTGGAGGAGGACATCGCGATCGCCAACATCGCCCTCGACCTGGTGGGCCAGGCGCGGCTCTTGCTGACCCGGGCGGCCGCGGCCGACCCGGGCATCGTCCCCTCGCTGCCGGAGGGTTCGCCGGTGCCGGCCGAGGACGCGCTCGCCTACTTCCGCGACGCGGGCGACTTCCGCAACGTCCGCCTCGCCGAACTGCCGAACGGTGACTTCGCCGAGCTGGTCGTGCGGCTGCTGGTGCTGTCCTCCTGGCGGCTGGCGATCTTCCAGCGACTGGTCGCCCACCCCGACCCGGTGATCGCGGCGATCGCCGCGAAGGGCGTCAAGGAGCTCAGCTACCACCGTGACTTCGCCGGTCGCTGGTTCGTCACGCTCGCGCAGGGCACCGAGGAGTCGCGGCGCCGGCTCGAGGCCGCGATGGCCGGCGTGTGGCCGCTCATCGGTGAGCTGAAGTCACCCACCGCGGTCGAGTCGTCGGTCGGTGCCGACCCTGCCCAGATCACCGATGAGCTGGAAGACGTTCTCGCGCAAGTGCTTTCGGTCGCCGACGTGACACCTCCCGACGTCCGGCCCATTGCGGTGACCCGCGGCGGCACCGGCCGGGACGGCATGCACACCGAGGCGCTGAGCCGCATGCTCGCCGAGATGCAGGTGGTCGCACGCGCCCACCCGATGGGGCAGTGGTGA
- the paaD gene encoding 1,2-phenylacetyl-CoA epoxidase subunit PaaD has protein sequence MAAVRESQLTLERARAVAGTVTDPELPMLSLADLGVLREVEFDSDGALIVSITPTYSGCPAMAAMRDDLVRELQGAGFERVEVRVQLSPPWTTDWISERGRVALSRNGISPPGRAPAGPVTLSLGPTRRAVTCPLCGSADTEVTSEFGSTACKALYRCRSCLEPFDHVKAI, from the coding sequence ATGGCAGCGGTGCGTGAGTCGCAGCTGACCCTGGAGCGGGCACGCGCGGTGGCCGGGACGGTGACCGATCCCGAGCTGCCGATGCTCAGCCTGGCCGACCTCGGAGTGTTGCGGGAGGTCGAGTTCGACAGCGACGGAGCGCTGATCGTGTCGATCACCCCCACCTACTCCGGCTGCCCGGCGATGGCTGCCATGCGGGACGACCTGGTCCGCGAGCTGCAGGGGGCCGGTTTCGAGCGCGTCGAGGTGCGGGTGCAACTCAGCCCGCCGTGGACCACCGACTGGATCTCCGAGCGCGGCCGAGTTGCGTTGTCCCGCAACGGCATCTCGCCACCCGGGCGCGCACCGGCCGGGCCGGTCACGTTGTCGCTCGGGCCGACCCGGCGCGCGGTGACCTGCCCCCTCTGCGGCTCCGCCGACACCGAGGTGACCAGCGAGTTCGGCAGCACCGCGTGCAAGGCGCTCTATCGCTGCCGGTCCTGCCTCGAACCCTTCGACCACGTGAAAGCGATCTGA
- the paaE gene encoding 1,2-phenylacetyl-CoA epoxidase subunit PaaE, giving the protein MTVTTETGINSRTAPFRELVVQDVERLTDDSVAVTFAIPEEFAGEFAFRAGQALTLRRWVDGVEHRRTYSISSAVGQAPRIGVREIPDGLFSRWLVRDVAPGDVIEVQAPSGSFFADPDQPGRHLCIAAGSGITPMLSIASSVIGHPEASVTMLYGNRATGTVMFAEELADLKNAHHQRFDLIHVLSREPRDVELFSGRLEGDRLRTILRELVPLDAVDHVWLCGPLEMLEEARGVLRELGVPDDRIHYELFYVDAPPPQRRHADAVAEGETAELTVLLDGRSTTAPVSKTMTVLDSAQTKRPDLPFACKGGVCGTCRAQVTDGEVEMVRNYALEDDEVARGFVLTCQSFPVSDEVTVDYDA; this is encoded by the coding sequence ATGACCGTAACGACAGAGACCGGCATCAACAGCCGGACCGCACCCTTCCGCGAGCTCGTGGTGCAGGACGTCGAGCGTCTCACCGACGACTCGGTGGCCGTGACGTTCGCCATACCCGAAGAGTTTGCAGGTGAATTCGCGTTTCGCGCAGGGCAGGCGCTGACCCTGCGCCGCTGGGTCGACGGCGTCGAGCACCGGCGCACCTACTCGATCAGCTCCGCGGTCGGGCAGGCGCCGCGGATCGGGGTGCGCGAGATCCCGGACGGGCTCTTTTCCCGGTGGCTGGTGCGCGACGTGGCGCCCGGCGACGTCATCGAGGTGCAGGCGCCGAGCGGCAGCTTCTTCGCCGACCCCGACCAGCCCGGGCGCCACCTGTGCATCGCGGCGGGATCGGGCATCACGCCGATGCTGTCGATCGCGAGCTCGGTGATCGGGCATCCCGAGGCGAGCGTGACCATGCTCTACGGCAACCGCGCGACCGGCACGGTGATGTTCGCCGAGGAGCTCGCCGATCTCAAGAACGCCCACCACCAGCGGTTCGACCTCATCCACGTGCTCTCGCGCGAGCCGCGCGACGTCGAACTCTTCTCCGGCCGGCTCGAGGGCGACCGGTTGCGCACGATCCTGCGGGAGCTCGTCCCGCTGGACGCCGTCGACCACGTGTGGCTCTGCGGGCCGCTGGAGATGCTCGAGGAGGCCCGCGGCGTCCTCCGCGAGCTGGGCGTGCCCGACGACCGCATCCACTACGAGCTGTTCTACGTCGACGCTCCGCCCCCTCAGCGGCGTCATGCCGATGCGGTCGCAGAGGGCGAAACCGCAGAGCTGACAGTGCTGCTCGACGGTCGCAGCACCACGGCGCCGGTGTCGAAGACGATGACCGTGCTCGACTCGGCGCAGACCAAACGCCCGGACCTGCCGTTCGCCTGTAAGGGCGGCGTGTGCGGCACCTGCCGGGCGCAGGTCACCGACGGCGAGGTCGAGATGGTGCGCAACTACGCGCTCGAGGACGACGAGGTGGCGCGCGGTTTCGTGCTCACCTGCCAGAGCTTCCCGGTCAGCGACGAGGTCACGGTCGACTACGACGCCTAG
- a CDS encoding TetR family transcriptional regulator produces MTRAAENASGTVGESRSDAAPRRRGRPGKDHETVLREAIDLFNEQGYDATSMGDLAQRLGFTKSALYHHVPSKEHLLQAALDEALDGLSEAVASARADRSASALDRLRGAVRGSVGILVDHLPAVTLLLRVRGNSPAELAALDRRRRIDADLTALVADAAAEGGIRSDLPPDLISRLLFGMVNSLTEWVRPGGPRSADEIADALTTLAFDGLLTDRD; encoded by the coding sequence GTGACCCGAGCAGCCGAGAACGCCAGCGGCACCGTCGGCGAGAGCCGCTCCGACGCCGCACCGCGACGTCGCGGGCGCCCCGGCAAGGATCACGAGACGGTGTTGCGGGAGGCCATCGACCTCTTCAACGAGCAGGGGTATGACGCCACCAGCATGGGCGATCTCGCCCAACGGCTCGGCTTCACCAAATCGGCTCTCTACCATCATGTTCCGAGCAAGGAGCACCTGCTGCAGGCGGCCCTGGACGAGGCACTCGACGGCTTGTCGGAGGCCGTCGCGAGCGCGCGGGCCGACCGGTCGGCGTCCGCGCTCGACCGGTTGCGGGGTGCGGTGCGGGGCAGCGTCGGGATCCTCGTCGATCACCTGCCGGCGGTGACCTTGCTGCTCCGGGTGCGCGGCAACAGCCCGGCCGAGCTGGCGGCGCTCGACCGGCGGCGGCGCATCGACGCCGACCTCACCGCGCTCGTCGCCGATGCGGCGGCCGAGGGCGGCATACGCTCGGATCTGCCGCCCGACCTGATCAGCCGCCTGCTCTTCGGGATGGTCAACTCGCTCACCGAATGGGTGCGCCCGGGTGGGCCGCGCAGCGCCGACGAGATCGCCGACGCCTTGACGACACTCGCCTTCGACGGACTGCTGACCGACCGCGACTAG
- a CDS encoding NlpC/P60 family protein, with translation MMNAPKLHNSWSGPTRTAGQTDRIRHQRGRPVTRGLALGAVVSLLPIGGALAAPASGMPAVTQTTRAVAGLHQLGTPTGPVVNATAWGMSGWYQRYTDGYVVGSPLGTFTIGGGLEQTWNVQVHGWPAGNGGALPTINGSAGTSTYFMRPNQGAYARGAGYAKTGGPGYFVTGRTFAKFAQQNGLFGLGWPTSQVTNASGFGASGTYERFDRGLIADTTAYGTHVMTHNTQTYWNPARFGWPTSDTGALSTISGYSGWAQTMVRPNQSQKQGAVYARNGANGYFVQGGVYARFAQVGGLYTAGWPTSNEGVYAPCALWSQWFSRVGRLGIDNRWCPNSPYAGPYLSQAGPGSGNVQYQGYQGTAVYMMQRKLGMTVNKTNSSVWGPQTQALLTQYLANRGRPATTKLDPALWSFLGIPYPFNSSTWISPLKASVASTRTAHINAAIGWARSQNGIDYLWGGTGNPGTSLGYDCSGFISQALRAGGLNLTKVSNYYDQYPPSDLSNKMLHDSELQSVSYNNLQVGDLIFYGTYDGSTPHARHVSMYIGNGQTIQSGGTRVQIMPLSTSSWGWATLGAKRPFTTSSTNALAGAGTTPLSGTPFRSVRPQTRLDQRPASDTLWQLNSWNASLPKLSGTDLGRAGSAGGWLSVRSGQTVTVGSGAGLTLVLAGGGHAVRVTPDAKGQVQVPAGVDAALLIPAKDAAGVGVDSPVVNLGAAGTALRPH, from the coding sequence ATGATGAATGCACCGAAGCTGCACAACAGTTGGTCCGGACCGACCCGGACCGCAGGCCAGACCGACCGGATCCGCCACCAGCGCGGCCGGCCGGTGACACGAGGTCTCGCCCTCGGGGCCGTCGTCAGCCTGCTGCCGATCGGCGGAGCACTGGCCGCACCTGCATCGGGTATGCCGGCAGTCACGCAGACCACGCGCGCGGTCGCCGGGCTGCACCAGCTCGGCACGCCGACCGGCCCGGTAGTCAACGCCACCGCGTGGGGCATGAGCGGCTGGTATCAGCGCTACACCGACGGGTACGTCGTCGGTTCACCACTCGGCACGTTCACGATCGGCGGCGGTCTGGAGCAGACCTGGAACGTCCAGGTGCACGGCTGGCCCGCCGGCAACGGCGGCGCCCTGCCCACGATCAACGGCTCGGCCGGCACGTCGACCTACTTCATGCGCCCCAACCAGGGCGCCTACGCGCGCGGCGCCGGCTACGCCAAGACCGGTGGACCCGGCTACTTCGTCACCGGGCGCACGTTCGCCAAGTTCGCCCAGCAGAACGGCCTGTTCGGCCTCGGCTGGCCGACCAGCCAGGTCACCAACGCGTCCGGCTTCGGCGCGAGCGGCACCTACGAGCGGTTCGACCGTGGGCTGATCGCCGACACCACGGCATACGGCACCCACGTGATGACGCACAACACCCAAACCTATTGGAATCCGGCAAGATTCGGCTGGCCGACCAGCGACACCGGAGCGCTGTCGACGATCAGCGGCTACTCCGGGTGGGCGCAGACCATGGTGCGCCCCAACCAGTCGCAGAAGCAGGGCGCGGTCTACGCCCGCAACGGCGCCAACGGCTACTTCGTGCAGGGCGGCGTGTATGCGCGCTTCGCCCAGGTGGGTGGCCTCTACACCGCCGGGTGGCCGACGAGCAACGAGGGCGTCTACGCACCCTGCGCGCTCTGGAGCCAATGGTTCAGCAGGGTCGGGCGACTCGGCATCGACAACCGGTGGTGCCCCAACTCGCCATACGCCGGGCCCTATCTCAGCCAGGCCGGACCCGGGTCGGGCAACGTGCAATACCAGGGATATCAGGGCACCGCCGTCTACATGATGCAGCGCAAGCTCGGGATGACGGTCAACAAGACCAACTCCTCGGTGTGGGGCCCGCAGACTCAGGCGCTGCTCACGCAGTATCTGGCGAACCGCGGCCGGCCGGCGACCACCAAGCTGGACCCGGCGCTCTGGTCCTTCCTCGGGATCCCCTACCCCTTCAACTCCTCCACCTGGATTTCGCCGCTGAAGGCGTCGGTCGCGAGCACCCGCACGGCGCACATCAACGCGGCGATCGGGTGGGCGAGGTCGCAGAACGGCATCGACTACCTGTGGGGCGGCACCGGAAACCCAGGCACGTCACTGGGTTACGACTGTTCGGGCTTCATCTCGCAGGCGCTGCGCGCCGGTGGCCTCAACCTGACCAAGGTCAGCAACTATTACGACCAGTACCCGCCGTCGGACCTGTCCAACAAGATGCTGCACGACAGCGAGTTGCAGAGCGTCAGCTACAACAACCTGCAGGTCGGCGACCTCATCTTCTACGGCACGTATGACGGCAGCACCCCGCACGCCCGGCACGTCTCGATGTACATCGGCAACGGGCAGACCATCCAGTCTGGTGGCACGCGCGTGCAGATCATGCCGTTGTCGACGTCGTCGTGGGGCTGGGCGACGCTCGGAGCCAAGCGTCCGTTCACCACCTCGTCGACCAACGCGCTTGCCGGTGCGGGCACCACGCCGCTCTCCGGCACGCCGTTCCGGTCGGTGCGGCCGCAGACGCGCCTCGACCAGCGACCGGCGAGTGACACTCTGTGGCAACTGAATTCGTGGAACGCATCGCTGCCAAAGCTGTCCGGCACCGACCTCGGCAGGGCCGGCAGCGCGGGCGGCTGGTTGTCGGTGCGGTCCGGGCAGACGGTCACGGTCGGTTCGGGCGCGGGCCTCACGCTCGTGCTCGCCGGTGGTGGGCACGCGGTGCGGGTGACGCCCGACGCGAAGGGCCAGGTGCAGGTGCCGGCCGGCGTGGACGCGGCGCTGCTGATCCCGGCCAAGGACGCCGCCGGTGTCGGTGTCGACTCCCCGGTGGTCAACCTCGGCGCGGCCGGGACCGCCCTGCGGCCGCACTGA
- the dcd gene encoding dCTP deaminase → MLLSDRDIRAQIDAGRVRLDPYDETMIQPSSIDIRLDRYFRLFDNHKYPFIDPSAEQDELTRLIETAPEEPFVLHPGEFVLGSTYEQVTLPDDVAARVEGKSSLGRLGLLTHATAGFVDPGFSGHVTLELSNVATLPIKLWPGMKIGQLCFFQLSSPAENPYGSAKYGSHYQGQRGPTASRSYSNFHRTQV, encoded by the coding sequence GTGCTCCTCTCCGACCGCGACATTCGCGCCCAGATCGACGCCGGCCGCGTGCGCCTCGACCCGTATGACGAGACGATGATCCAGCCGTCGAGCATCGACATCAGGCTCGACCGCTACTTCCGGTTGTTCGACAACCACAAGTACCCGTTCATCGACCCGTCCGCCGAGCAGGACGAGCTGACCCGGCTGATCGAGACCGCACCGGAAGAGCCGTTCGTGTTGCACCCCGGGGAGTTCGTGCTGGGGTCGACCTACGAGCAGGTCACGCTGCCGGACGACGTCGCGGCGCGGGTGGAGGGCAAGTCGAGTCTCGGGCGCCTCGGGCTGCTCACGCATGCCACGGCGGGCTTCGTCGACCCGGGCTTCTCCGGTCACGTCACGCTCGAGCTGTCCAACGTGGCGACGCTGCCGATCAAGTTGTGGCCCGGCATGAAGATCGGCCAGCTGTGCTTCTTCCAGCTCAGCAGTCCGGCCGAAAACCCTTACGGCAGTGCAAAATACGGTTCGCACTACCAGGGTCAGCGCGGCCCGACGGCAAGCCGCTCCTACAGCAACTTCCACCGCACGCAGGTCTGA
- a CDS encoding alpha/beta hydrolase, whose product MSDFTTGPGHDGGHPFLVSPTLRSRPEAVVLVLHGGAEHSTDRTTKWAPPVLRMLPFARDLRRRSRGRLAPYVLRDAVRGYNDDKRSPVVDARWALERIRELHPGRPVGLLGHSMGGRVALELAGSDGVEAVVGLAPWVPEQYDVTPFLDLHTLLLHGSHDRVTDPRETKKLAARIAAAGGDARFESLPDWHAMLRRSRSWHRLSSQFLEKALLPARGIGDS is encoded by the coding sequence ATGAGCGACTTCACGACGGGCCCCGGTCACGACGGAGGCCATCCCTTCCTCGTCTCGCCGACCCTGCGCAGCCGCCCGGAAGCGGTCGTGCTGGTGCTGCACGGCGGCGCCGAGCACAGCACGGACCGCACGACCAAGTGGGCGCCGCCGGTGCTGCGGATGCTGCCGTTCGCACGCGATCTGCGCAGGCGCAGCCGGGGGCGGCTTGCGCCATACGTGCTGCGCGACGCGGTGCGCGGCTACAACGACGACAAACGGTCGCCGGTCGTCGACGCCCGATGGGCCCTCGAGCGGATCCGCGAGCTGCACCCCGGCCGCCCGGTCGGTCTGCTCGGTCACTCGATGGGTGGTCGAGTCGCGTTGGAACTGGCCGGAAGTGACGGTGTCGAGGCCGTCGTCGGGCTCGCCCCGTGGGTGCCCGAGCAGTATGACGTGACTCCCTTTCTCGACCTCCACACCCTGCTGCTCCACGGCTCGCACGATCGCGTCACCGACCCGCGGGAGACCAAGAAGCTTGCCGCACGCATCGCCGCCGCGGGAGGGGATGCGCGCTTCGAGTCGCTGCCCGACTGGCACGCGATGCTCCGGCGTTCGCGCAGCTGGCACCGGCTGTCCTCGCAGTTCCTCGAGAAGGCCCTGCTGCCCGCCCGCGGCATCGGCGATTCGTGA
- a CDS encoding ABC transporter ATP-binding protein produces the protein MIRFEQVVKKFPDGTTAVDHLSLEAPTGKITVLVGPSGCGKTTSLRMINRMIDPTEGRILIDDQNVMDVDAPKLRRGIGYVIQHAGLFPHRTVAENVATVPLLLGTPKAEAKKRAHEVLELVGLPGDFANRYPAQLSGGQQQRVGVARALAADPPVMLMDEPFSAVDPVVRDQLQDEFLRLQGELGKTIVFVTHDIDEAIKLGDQVAVMRVGGKLAQLAEPAYLLAHPIDDFVSDFIGRDRGYRALSFTDAPRLPLAPEPTVEIGASVDEARAATGDDWLLVVEDGRPQGWVEPSRITAPIEQAMLHRGGTVAAADGPLRAALDAALSSPSRRGVIVDGDGKLLGTVRAHQVLSAIEQADRPEVHEEDIAPTEPVSGTTP, from the coding sequence ATGATCCGCTTTGAGCAGGTCGTCAAGAAGTTCCCCGACGGCACGACGGCGGTCGACCATCTCTCCCTGGAGGCGCCGACCGGCAAGATCACCGTGCTCGTCGGTCCTTCCGGCTGCGGCAAGACGACGTCGCTGCGCATGATCAACCGGATGATCGACCCGACCGAGGGTCGCATCCTCATCGACGACCAGAACGTCATGGACGTCGACGCACCGAAGCTGCGCCGCGGCATCGGCTACGTGATCCAGCACGCCGGGCTCTTCCCGCACCGCACGGTCGCCGAGAACGTCGCGACCGTGCCGCTGCTGCTCGGCACACCCAAGGCCGAGGCGAAGAAGCGCGCCCACGAAGTCCTCGAACTCGTCGGGCTGCCAGGAGATTTCGCCAACCGCTACCCGGCTCAGCTGTCCGGCGGGCAGCAGCAGCGCGTCGGTGTGGCGCGCGCCCTGGCCGCAGACCCGCCGGTGATGCTGATGGACGAGCCGTTCAGTGCGGTCGACCCCGTGGTGCGCGACCAGCTGCAGGATGAGTTCCTCCGGCTGCAGGGCGAGCTCGGCAAGACCATCGTCTTCGTCACCCACGACATCGACGAGGCGATCAAGCTCGGCGACCAGGTCGCGGTCATGCGGGTGGGCGGCAAGCTCGCGCAACTGGCCGAGCCGGCATACCTGCTGGCGCACCCGATCGACGACTTCGTCTCCGACTTCATCGGCCGCGACCGCGGTTATCGAGCGTTGAGCTTCACCGACGCGCCGCGACTGCCGCTCGCTCCCGAGCCGACCGTCGAGATCGGTGCGAGCGTCGATGAGGCACGCGCGGCCACCGGCGACGACTGGCTGCTCGTCGTCGAGGACGGCCGCCCGCAGGGCTGGGTCGAGCCGTCGCGGATCACCGCCCCGATCGAGCAGGCCATGCTGCACCGCGGTGGCACGGTCGCCGCCGCCGACGGCCCGTTGCGCGCCGCGCTCGACGCGGCGCTGTCCTCCCCGAGCCGGCGCGGCGTGATCGTCGACGGCGACGGCAAGCTGCTCGGCACCGTCCGCGCGCACCAGGTGCTCTCGGCGATCGAGCAGGCCGATCGGCCGGAGGTGCACGAGGAGGACATTGCGCCGACCGAGCCGGTCAGCGGGACCACGCCGTGA
- a CDS encoding ABC transporter permease translates to MQRAWQHAVLAGLPLLLGLAIALPLGWWARRSARLRPILIGGAGLLYTIPSLALFIVMPVILGTKILSPWNVIVAMTLYTLALLVRTVVDGLSAVPNDVEQAATAMGYTPVRRFFGVDLPLAVPVIAGGLRVAAVSNVSIVSVASLLGVSQLGYYITNGYQRSYSIEVWVGIVGCLVLALLFDLVIQLVSRALTPWLRVRGAS, encoded by the coding sequence ATGCAACGCGCCTGGCAGCACGCCGTGCTGGCCGGGTTGCCACTGCTGCTCGGGCTGGCGATCGCGCTGCCGCTCGGGTGGTGGGCGCGGCGGTCGGCCCGTCTGCGCCCGATCCTGATCGGTGGTGCGGGACTGCTCTACACGATCCCGTCGCTCGCGCTCTTCATCGTGATGCCGGTCATCCTCGGCACCAAGATCCTGAGCCCCTGGAACGTCATCGTCGCGATGACGCTCTACACGCTGGCGCTGCTGGTGCGCACCGTCGTCGACGGGCTGAGCGCAGTGCCGAACGACGTCGAACAGGCAGCAACCGCAATGGGATACACGCCCGTGAGGCGCTTCTTCGGGGTTGACCTCCCCCTCGCGGTTCCGGTCATCGCCGGTGGCCTGCGGGTGGCGGCGGTCAGCAACGTGTCGATCGTCAGCGTCGCGTCGCTGCTCGGGGTGAGCCAGCTCGGTTACTACATCACCAACGGCTACCAGCGGTCCTACTCGATCGAGGTCTGGGTCGGCATCGTCGGCTGCCTGGTGCTGGCCCTGCTCTTCGACCTGGTGATCCAGCTGGTCTCCCGCGCGCTCACCCCCTGGCTGCGAGTGAGGGGCGCGTCATGA
- a CDS encoding ABC transporter permease, translating into MILTDTWHWLVNGANWSGTDGILHRLEQHVIYTLITLVIACLIALPLGFWIAHTGRGRFLVSLANAARAVPSLGLLCILGIWASSHISGDLALTGPSIAVLVVLALPPLLAGAYAGITEVDPAARDAAKGMGMTGTQVFTKVELPNSLPLVFSGLRSASLQVIATATIAAFLGIGGLGRFLLDGQASGEYQVMIGGSVLVAALALLVDLLFAVAQRRLVSPGLTGRRVHRHTTGAGSGNLDPATIPDDKRVTA; encoded by the coding sequence ATGATCCTGACCGACACGTGGCACTGGCTGGTCAACGGCGCCAACTGGAGCGGCACCGACGGCATCCTGCACCGGCTCGAGCAGCACGTCATCTACACCCTGATCACGCTGGTGATCGCCTGCCTGATCGCGCTGCCGCTCGGCTTCTGGATCGCGCACACCGGCCGCGGCCGCTTCCTGGTCAGCCTCGCCAACGCGGCGCGCGCGGTGCCCAGCCTCGGACTGCTCTGCATCCTCGGCATCTGGGCCTCCAGCCACATCAGCGGCGACCTGGCGCTGACCGGGCCGAGCATCGCCGTGCTGGTCGTGCTCGCCCTGCCGCCGCTGCTCGCCGGCGCCTATGCCGGCATCACCGAGGTCGACCCCGCAGCGCGCGACGCCGCCAAGGGCATGGGTATGACGGGCACCCAGGTCTTCACCAAGGTCGAGCTGCCCAACTCGCTGCCCCTCGTCTTCTCCGGACTGCGCAGCGCGAGCCTGCAGGTCATCGCCACCGCGACGATCGCGGCGTTCCTCGGCATCGGCGGGCTCGGCCGCTTCCTGCTCGACGGCCAGGCGAGCGGCGAATACCAGGTCATGATCGGCGGGTCGGTGCTCGTCGCGGCGCTCGCGCTGCTGGTCGACCTGCTCTTCGCTGTGGCGCAGCGGCGCCTTGTCTCGCCGGGCCTGACCGGCCGCCGCGTGCACCGTCATACAACGGGAGCGGGGAGTGGAAACCTCGATCCGGCAACGATTCCCGATGACAAAAGGGTCACCGCATGA
- a CDS encoding ABC transporter substrate-binding protein: MRHLRRQTAALVATAFAIPTLAACGLSGDALQSGGGGGSCSSAQPKAGTVSIGSANFPESQLLADIYAAALKGAGVKTTTTDPIGAREAYLKALDDGSIQLVPEYTGSLLTYLNPKATEKAPDEVYAALITTIPCSQLALNPSQAQDSNAMVVSKATADKWNLKTVSDLAKHAGDVTVAAPPEFRSRDQGLVGLKATYNFTPKNFLPLSATPAIVSALKNNQAQAANIFSTDPSIKQNNFVILRDDKQLFGSDQVVPLISRSSATPKVQVALNKISAKLTTDNLGEMVKQVVVDKKDPKAVADAFVKQQGLG, encoded by the coding sequence ATGAGACACCTACGTAGGCAGACCGCGGCCCTGGTCGCGACCGCTTTCGCCATACCGACACTCGCGGCGTGCGGACTGTCCGGTGACGCGCTGCAGAGCGGTGGTGGCGGTGGCTCGTGTTCGTCCGCGCAGCCGAAGGCGGGCACGGTCAGCATCGGCTCGGCCAACTTCCCCGAGTCCCAGCTGCTGGCCGACATCTACGCGGCGGCGCTCAAGGGCGCCGGGGTCAAGACCACGACGACCGACCCGATCGGCGCGCGCGAGGCCTACCTCAAGGCGCTCGACGACGGATCCATCCAGCTGGTGCCGGAATACACCGGTTCGCTGCTGACCTACCTCAACCCGAAGGCGACCGAGAAGGCGCCGGACGAGGTGTATGCCGCGCTGATCACGACCATCCCGTGCAGTCAGCTCGCGCTCAATCCGTCGCAGGCGCAGGACAGCAACGCGATGGTGGTGTCCAAGGCGACCGCCGACAAGTGGAACCTCAAGACCGTGAGTGACCTGGCCAAGCACGCCGGTGACGTCACGGTCGCGGCGCCGCCGGAGTTCCGCAGCCGCGACCAGGGGCTGGTGGGGCTGAAGGCGACCTACAACTTCACCCCGAAGAACTTCCTGCCGCTGTCGGCGACGCCGGCCATCGTGTCGGCGTTGAAGAACAACCAGGCGCAGGCCGCCAACATCTTCTCCACCGACCCGTCGATCAAGCAGAACAACTTCGTCATCCTGCGCGACGACAAGCAGCTCTTCGGCTCCGACCAGGTCGTCCCGCTGATCTCGCGATCCTCGGCGACCCCCAAGGTGCAGGTCGCGCTCAACAAGATCTCGGCGAAGCTGACCACCGACAACCTCGGTGAGATGGTCAAGCAGGTCGTCGTCGACAAGAAGGACCCGAAGGCGGTCGCCGACGCGTTCGTGAAGCAGCAGGGTCTCGGCTGA